A stretch of the Bacillus sp. B-jedd genome encodes the following:
- a CDS encoding DUF4083 domain-containing protein → MGDMIFQLGFLMLILLGILSFTLFIRRLLINTSSRVQLMRETDQKLDRIIELLEQQAKQK, encoded by the coding sequence ATGGGCGATATGATTTTTCAACTTGGGTTTTTGATGCTGATTCTGCTCGGGATTTTATCATTCACGCTATTTATTAGGCGTTTACTGATTAACACAAGCTCAAGAGTGCAACTGATGCGCGAGACAGACCAAAAGCTTGATAGGATTATAGAATTGCTCGAGCAGCAGGCAAAACAAAAATAG
- a CDS encoding DUF3147 family protein, with product MFTIVKIFVSAVIIAVITEFSRRYPTQGGIIAALPIVSILSILWLHVQGEHIEKISKFALGVVWGIPSTVVMLVIIGLALKHSIHLFASIGLGMAGWLFFLFAQDFFVKLLH from the coding sequence ATGTTTACAATCGTTAAAATATTCGTTTCGGCAGTTATTATTGCCGTTATTACTGAATTCTCAAGAAGATATCCAACACAAGGCGGGATCATTGCCGCTTTGCCTATTGTCAGCATATTAAGTATTCTCTGGCTGCATGTGCAGGGAGAGCACATCGAAAAAATAAGCAAGTTCGCCTTGGGCGTTGTCTGGGGGATTCCATCAACGGTTGTTATGCTGGTAATCATAGGTTTAGCTCTAAAACATTCAATCCACCTGTTTGCTTCGATTGGACTGGGTATGGCAGGCTGGCTGTTTTTTCTATTTGCTCAGGACTTCTTTGTAAAGCTACTACATTGA
- a CDS encoding metalloprotease family protein — translation MKIQNRIPQFNEGLHKELIDNGWTPLKEPNNISTAILASIPFMIGAGLFSFWMLNLLLPFSLKEFGIEDDGVMITIHPGIILSFLLLLIIHELLHLVLIPNFLRSDNTLIGLTWFGGFVATEEKIPKCRFILITLAPFVIISIIIPLILSAFGLLTTLLKILILINSLASSVDLLNFLLVSKQVPKNAILVSNGPRTYWRM, via the coding sequence ATGAAAATCCAAAACAGGATCCCACAATTTAATGAAGGATTACATAAGGAATTGATTGACAATGGTTGGACCCCCTTGAAGGAACCAAATAATATATCAACGGCCATTTTAGCGTCGATTCCTTTTATGATTGGCGCTGGCCTATTTTCCTTCTGGATGTTGAACCTGCTATTGCCTTTTTCTTTGAAAGAGTTTGGGATTGAGGATGATGGTGTTATGATTACGATTCATCCTGGAATTATCCTGTCTTTCTTGTTATTGTTAATCATTCATGAACTGCTTCATTTGGTTTTGATCCCAAACTTCTTGAGATCAGACAACACGCTGATTGGGCTTACCTGGTTTGGCGGATTTGTTGCGACGGAGGAAAAAATTCCGAAATGCCGATTTATCCTTATTACGTTAGCACCGTTCGTTATTATTTCTATTATTATCCCCTTAATCTTAAGTGCATTCGGATTGCTGACGACATTGTTGAAAATACTCATTCTAATAAACTCACTCGCATCATCGGTAGATTTGCTAAATTTTCTCCTTGTCAGTAAACAAGTTCCTAAAAATGCGATTCTCGTAAGCAACGGGCCGAGAACTTATTGGAGAATGTAG
- a CDS encoding S41 family peptidase, with protein MIGFIIVLALVTAGIYYMPEKQAELKVKKTSVDRTIENVEAFGRLYGYVRYFHPSDEAASLDWNRFGIFGVSKVKSAQNEKELKTALEELFLPIAPTLSLYLEGEKPPKKSVKKTDAVIAWQHHGPPGMYGSLYKSKRVPASIVNGGYAFEEGSLFADYPQLEEKYYGKLGKSLRFSLPLILYTDNGQTLGTTKKSWKAYENLKVELAALNSGLTSESDNFRYAGVVSTWNMLEHFFPSPYLIVPFYPSVEENALHLDGQLAISLREAADAKGLFEYVNVLSRLMEKTGDVQASYSFLNLTKDTRRMQFSLDFVEDKVVVTEASLSPILRLGDVLHTINGVEVNRYVDSLSETIPGPPHFKKWRALDAILDLDQAEVTYSRNGEKNTVKLGSDSYGVFSGLTWKNPYKDLGNGVYYINLATDAREPFHNNLNGLMNASGVIFDMRSPAYDDAFFEEIIGHLTEKPIVGPGKRIMQVIYPHRENATFVEKQESMQPVPPAFKGKAIFLVSSETIGQPELYLSSIKDHQLGTIVGQPTAGAFGDYQIYQIAESLRGTMTASDTLNKDRISIMSIGIQPDVLVERTLEGVAKGKDETLDMAIELLKGK; from the coding sequence ATGATTGGATTCATTATTGTGTTGGCATTGGTCACTGCAGGGATTTATTACATGCCCGAAAAGCAGGCTGAATTGAAAGTAAAGAAAACAAGCGTAGACCGCACAATTGAGAATGTCGAGGCATTCGGGCGGCTTTATGGTTATGTCCGTTATTTCCATCCAAGTGATGAAGCGGCAAGCCTGGATTGGAACAGATTCGGTATTTTCGGGGTCAGCAAAGTGAAGTCCGCTCAGAATGAGAAAGAATTGAAGACCGCCCTTGAAGAGTTATTTTTGCCAATCGCCCCTACCCTTTCTTTGTATCTTGAGGGTGAAAAACCTCCTAAAAAGAGCGTGAAGAAAACGGATGCGGTGATTGCCTGGCAGCATCACGGGCCGCCCGGCATGTATGGTTCACTTTATAAAAGCAAGCGCGTGCCGGCTTCGATTGTAAATGGAGGGTATGCGTTTGAGGAAGGAAGCCTGTTCGCGGATTATCCACAGCTGGAAGAAAAATATTACGGAAAACTCGGCAAATCGCTGCGGTTCTCCCTTCCGCTTATCCTCTATACAGATAATGGCCAAACACTTGGCACTACAAAGAAAAGTTGGAAAGCTTATGAGAATCTGAAAGTGGAATTAGCTGCATTGAATTCCGGCTTGACGAGTGAAAGTGATAATTTCCGGTACGCCGGGGTGGTTTCAACCTGGAATATGCTTGAACACTTCTTTCCCTCTCCATACTTAATTGTTCCCTTTTACCCGTCTGTCGAGGAGAACGCCCTTCATCTTGACGGACAACTGGCGATATCTCTTAGGGAAGCCGCAGACGCAAAAGGTTTATTCGAGTATGTAAATGTCCTCTCTAGGCTTATGGAAAAGACCGGGGATGTCCAGGCGTCTTATTCTTTTTTGAATCTTACCAAGGATACGAGGCGCATGCAGTTCAGCCTTGATTTTGTTGAAGATAAGGTTGTGGTAACAGAAGCTTCCCTTTCCCCTATTCTTAGGCTGGGGGATGTTTTGCATACGATAAACGGAGTCGAGGTGAATAGGTATGTCGATTCCCTGTCCGAAACAATTCCCGGGCCACCTCATTTCAAAAAGTGGCGAGCCCTTGATGCTATTCTCGACCTTGATCAGGCCGAGGTTACCTACAGCAGGAATGGCGAAAAAAATACTGTAAAGTTAGGGAGCGATAGTTATGGGGTGTTTTCCGGATTGACATGGAAGAACCCTTATAAGGACCTTGGCAACGGGGTTTATTATATAAATCTTGCGACTGATGCGCGGGAACCTTTTCATAACAATTTGAATGGACTCATGAATGCGAGTGGGGTTATTTTTGATATGAGGAGCCCTGCGTATGATGATGCTTTTTTCGAAGAAATTATCGGCCATCTGACAGAGAAGCCAATAGTTGGGCCAGGGAAAAGGATTATGCAGGTGATATATCCTCACAGGGAGAATGCTACTTTTGTTGAAAAGCAGGAGAGTATGCAGCCTGTCCCGCCTGCATTTAAAGGAAAAGCCATTTTTCTTGTCAGTTCTGAAACGATCGGCCAGCCGGAACTGTATTTGAGTAGTATAAAGGATCATCAGCTTGGAACGATTGTCGGGCAGCCGACAGCAGGCGCGTTCGGTGACTATCAAATTTACCAGATTGCCGAAAGCCTGCGCGGGACGATGACCGCTTCTGATACATTGAACAAGGATCGAATTTCAATCATGTCCATAGGGATTCAGCCGGATGTCCTTGTTGAACGCACCCTTGAAGGTGTTGCGAAAGGCAAAGATGAGACTTTGGACATGGCAATTGAACTGTTAAAAGGGAAATAG
- the nadR gene encoding multifunctional transcriptional regulator/nicotinamide-nucleotide adenylyltransferase/ribosylnicotinamide kinase NadR encodes MTIGKVGMYGGKFYPVHMGHVAAMIRASTMVDELHVIVSYDDRFEREVILQDAKIPHIPYYIRLRWWTELTKQLPHVYVHAVEEIQTGQFTDWEKGAAAMKAAVGKEIDIVFSSEPAYSGYFDKLYPSAAHVVLDAGRDAYRISGKELRNEGPMKHWELLPDVVKPYFAKKVVIVGTESCGKSTLANNLATLYNTAYVEEYGRTFYDEIGGCEGITIEEDYPRIAFEHKNRESRELKRANKVLIIDTEAIVTQYFSIAYLGKRQPVLDEIAKLQNYDLWLFLEPDVEWVDDGTRSFGEQEVRERNNGILKDLFREHGVSYQIISGNYTERLEKAVRLIDELIRE; translated from the coding sequence ATGACGATTGGCAAAGTTGGCATGTATGGAGGCAAGTTCTACCCGGTCCACATGGGCCATGTCGCTGCGATGATACGGGCGAGCACAATGGTGGATGAACTTCATGTCATCGTTTCCTATGATGACCGGTTTGAAAGGGAAGTGATTTTGCAGGATGCAAAAATCCCGCATATTCCCTATTACATCAGACTTCGCTGGTGGACTGAACTGACGAAACAACTGCCGCACGTCTATGTCCATGCTGTTGAAGAAATCCAGACTGGCCAATTCACCGATTGGGAGAAAGGGGCCGCCGCGATGAAAGCGGCCGTCGGCAAAGAAATCGATATTGTCTTCAGTTCGGAACCCGCCTACAGCGGCTATTTTGACAAGCTGTATCCATCTGCAGCGCATGTCGTTCTCGACGCGGGCCGTGATGCTTACCGGATTTCAGGGAAGGAGCTCCGCAATGAGGGGCCTATGAAGCATTGGGAACTGCTGCCTGATGTCGTAAAGCCCTATTTTGCAAAAAAGGTCGTCATCGTGGGCACGGAAAGCTGCGGGAAATCGACGCTGGCGAACAACCTGGCCACTCTTTACAACACTGCTTATGTGGAAGAGTACGGAAGGACATTTTATGATGAAATCGGCGGCTGTGAAGGAATCACAATCGAGGAGGACTATCCGAGGATCGCTTTCGAGCACAAGAACAGGGAGAGCCGGGAGCTCAAGCGGGCCAATAAGGTGCTGATCATTGATACGGAAGCCATCGTCACCCAGTACTTCTCCATCGCCTACTTAGGCAAAAGACAGCCCGTCCTCGATGAAATAGCCAAGCTTCAGAACTATGATTTATGGCTGTTTCTTGAGCCAGACGTGGAGTGGGTCGACGACGGCACCCGTTCTTTCGGAGAACAGGAAGTCCGCGAAAGGAACAACGGCATCCTGAAGGACCTGTTTCGGGAGCATGGCGTTTCCTATCAAATAATTAGCGGCAATTATACGGAAAGGCTTGAAAAAGCAGTCCGGCTCATTGATGAATTAATCAGGGAATAA
- a CDS encoding MarR family winged helix-turn-helix transcriptional regulator, which produces MQKEIAQLNNLWTDIYYFLRYIHQEKLTHQAIRILQVIQKENETGIKEIAEAIQVSHNTASEHIKRLLERNFVLKTRSTTDERKVILRLTEQGTEILHRHSSLDEEKLKHLLFEQMNLEERKLILEAFSLLRERAADVYNR; this is translated from the coding sequence TTGCAAAAAGAGATTGCTCAACTAAATAATCTTTGGACAGACATTTATTATTTCTTGCGTTATATCCACCAGGAAAAACTGACTCACCAGGCCATTCGGATTCTGCAAGTCATTCAAAAAGAGAACGAAACAGGAATAAAGGAGATTGCCGAGGCCATCCAGGTTTCCCACAACACGGCTTCAGAGCATATTAAGCGGTTACTGGAAAGAAACTTTGTTCTTAAAACACGCAGCACAACCGATGAACGAAAAGTTATTTTAAGACTGACTGAACAGGGAACAGAAATCCTTCATCGCCATTCAAGCCTTGATGAAGAAAAACTTAAACACCTATTATTTGAACAAATGAACTTGGAAGAAAGAAAACTTATCTTAGAGGCGTTTTCATTATTAAGGGAGAGAGCCGCTGATGTTTACAATCGTTAA
- a CDS encoding AAA family ATPase yields MKIRIIGSVGSGKTTLARLLSRQLDIPFYELDNVVRERLPSGDRRRTEEEMGECLDEILHMDSWIIEGVHNENWTYETFRQADVQVYLDPPYSTRIYRITSRFILQKLGLEKANYKVTNDMLFKMFKWNRHFEQVGRPNFFNTYADERKLKVIRNKRELAGFLKDLF; encoded by the coding sequence ATGAAAATCCGCATCATAGGCTCGGTTGGGAGCGGAAAGACGACATTGGCGCGGCTGCTTTCACGCCAGCTGGACATTCCGTTTTACGAGCTGGACAATGTCGTCCGTGAACGGCTTCCATCCGGCGACAGGAGAAGGACGGAGGAAGAAATGGGGGAGTGCCTTGACGAAATTCTCCATATGGATTCATGGATTATCGAAGGCGTCCATAACGAGAACTGGACCTATGAAACATTCCGGCAGGCAGACGTGCAGGTTTACCTGGATCCACCTTATTCCACGAGGATATACCGGATCACCAGCCGATTTATTTTGCAAAAACTCGGCCTTGAAAAAGCGAATTACAAGGTTACTAACGATATGCTATTCAAAATGTTCAAGTGGAATAGGCATTTCGAACAGGTTGGCAGGCCGAATTTCTTTAATACATATGCGGATGAACGGAAACTGAAAGTCATTCGGAATAAACGGGAGTTAGCAGGATTTTTAAAGGATCTTTTTTAA
- the pnuC gene encoding nicotinamide riboside transporter PnuC produces MGVLKDWTLFEKIWLLVFTAVNIFLFFAWDDTLIGLISSITGMLCVVLVAKGKISNYYFGIIQTGTYAYISYGYGLYGEAMLNALFYFPLQFIGIYYWKKNQIGEGTIGEDVAVKRLNKKQWVWVSIITIVSSALYAELLHLIGGQQVRIDSVAVVVSIIAQILMVKRFAEQWALWILVNVLSIALWAITLYKTGGNDYNMLVMWSAFLINSIYGYINWIKMSKKQGVAIG; encoded by the coding sequence ATGGGCGTGTTAAAAGACTGGACGCTGTTTGAGAAAATCTGGCTTTTAGTATTTACTGCGGTCAATATCTTTTTATTTTTTGCCTGGGACGATACGTTGATTGGATTGATCAGTTCGATCACCGGCATGTTATGTGTCGTTCTCGTCGCGAAAGGGAAAATTAGCAACTATTATTTCGGGATTATCCAAACCGGCACGTATGCTTACATTTCCTACGGCTATGGCTTGTACGGGGAGGCTATGCTGAACGCATTGTTTTATTTCCCGCTCCAATTCATCGGGATTTATTATTGGAAAAAGAATCAGATTGGCGAGGGGACAATCGGTGAAGATGTCGCCGTCAAGCGGTTGAATAAAAAGCAGTGGGTCTGGGTGAGCATCATCACCATCGTCTCTTCGGCCCTTTATGCCGAACTCCTTCACCTGATTGGCGGCCAGCAGGTTCGTATCGATTCAGTCGCCGTGGTCGTGTCGATCATCGCGCAAATCCTGATGGTCAAGCGGTTTGCAGAGCAATGGGCGCTGTGGATCCTTGTCAATGTCCTGTCGATTGCGTTATGGGCAATCACGCTTTATAAAACAGGCGGGAATGACTACAACATGCTCGTCATGTGGAGCGCTTTTTTGATTAACAGCATTTATGGCTATATTAACTGGATCAAAATGTCCAAGAAACAGGGAGTGGCAATCGGATGA
- a CDS encoding DUF4190 domain-containing protein produces the protein MDQNTQTNTSSVISLTVGILALLLPLIGLILGVIGIIYSRKAVKQINQTGENGGGLATAGLVCSIVGIILSLLAVIGYISFLSLTTISG, from the coding sequence ATGGACCAAAACACTCAAACAAACACTAGTTCAGTAATATCCTTAACGGTTGGCATTTTGGCATTATTATTACCTTTAATCGGTTTAATCCTTGGAGTTATCGGAATCATTTATTCAAGAAAAGCTGTAAAACAAATTAACCAAACAGGTGAAAATGGCGGAGGATTAGCAACCGCAGGACTGGTTTGCAGTATTGTTGGGATCATTCTGTCCCTTCTTGCCGTGATCGGATATATTTCATTTTTATCATTAACTACTATTAGTGGATAA
- a CDS encoding acyl-CoA thioesterase — protein MEQKLSTNVSRTIQTKLVLPPDTNHMGTIFGGKILALIDEIAAIAAIKHSKTAVVTASIDKVNFRSSVKLGDILTIEGFVISTGRTSMEVYVKVECEHIDTGERRLTTDSFITMVAIDGDNRPTAVPGVIPETDEERELYKQAQERRALRQSGRKS, from the coding sequence ATGGAACAGAAGCTATCGACAAATGTATCGCGGACTATCCAGACAAAACTCGTCCTGCCGCCAGATACGAATCATATGGGAACAATTTTCGGCGGGAAGATCCTGGCGCTGATTGATGAAATCGCCGCCATTGCCGCGATAAAACACAGCAAAACAGCGGTCGTGACCGCTTCAATCGATAAAGTCAATTTCCGGTCTTCAGTTAAATTGGGAGATATTCTTACAATAGAAGGATTCGTCATTTCGACAGGCAGGACTTCAATGGAAGTATATGTGAAAGTGGAATGTGAACATATCGATACAGGGGAACGCAGGCTGACAACCGATTCATTTATAACTATGGTTGCGATTGACGGCGACAATAGACCTACTGCCGTTCCTGGAGTGATCCCTGAAACAGACGAGGAACGAGAACTGTATAAACAGGCGCAGGAAAGACGCGCACTGAGGCAGTCGGGCAGGAAAAGCTAA
- a CDS encoding S41 family peptidase: MDIKILRIIGLLVVIGLVAIGLNFMPDKQADVKIKKQNIDKRAANLEAFGRLYGYIRYFHPSDESASLDWTRFGVYGAEKVKDAANERELKAALNELFLPIAPTLSLYIEGEKPSKQAKIKPTSDIVAWQHYGPPGNAAPIFRSNRTKAKLADGRRLLDKEMLFSNFPKTGEKFEGQLGKSLRVSVPLTLYIENGKTLGTTKKSWEDFEELKKELLNPDRNLTTANEDYRYAGIISSWNMLAHFHPAFTNMPYEEVNGQLGISLKNAANNKTREDYIETLSSLMLTTNDGLATFSFPDQVNVYRRLPFVADLVDGQIVITVAPQYGEFKTGDIIETINGEDSKSYIESLAKTLPGSPQFKLWSAIDSVLGNMETKIVYSHDGHKREVSFTERDLHYIDEFNRTGNYGVLGNGIYYINSAMNAIPVLDSNREELIHAKGIIIDLRTSGLDDFSYAKIKDLITNKPAKSPAERVMRVIYPYRKDVTSEEMPSPDSTLADETFKGKVVFLSYGGTIGRAEHFLTYVKENQLGTIVGQPTAGASGTYQSFPITLNLHGIMTGAEPFSREGYSTYAVGVEPDIPVVRTMEGVRNGVDEYIEKALEMIRDN, translated from the coding sequence ATGGATATAAAGATATTACGCATCATCGGTTTATTAGTTGTGATTGGTCTTGTAGCGATTGGCCTCAACTTCATGCCTGATAAGCAGGCTGATGTCAAAATAAAAAAACAAAATATCGACAAAAGGGCCGCAAATCTCGAAGCTTTCGGAAGGCTGTATGGTTACATCCGCTACTTCCATCCAAGTGACGAATCTGCCTCGCTTGATTGGACAAGGTTCGGTGTATATGGCGCTGAAAAAGTGAAGGATGCGGCAAATGAGCGGGAATTAAAGGCTGCTTTAAATGAGCTTTTTTTGCCTATCGCCCCTACCCTTTCATTGTACATAGAAGGTGAAAAGCCATCGAAGCAGGCAAAAATTAAACCGACGAGCGATATTGTCGCCTGGCAGCATTATGGGCCGCCCGGGAACGCGGCTCCAATCTTTCGAAGCAATCGCACTAAAGCCAAGCTCGCGGATGGACGCCGTCTTCTTGATAAAGAAATGCTCTTCAGTAATTTTCCTAAGACAGGCGAGAAATTTGAAGGCCAGCTTGGCAAGTCCCTTAGAGTATCGGTGCCGCTCACTTTGTATATAGAAAACGGCAAAACGCTTGGTACGACGAAAAAGAGCTGGGAAGACTTTGAAGAACTGAAAAAAGAACTGCTAAACCCGGATAGGAATTTAACGACTGCGAATGAAGATTACCGGTATGCCGGCATTATATCCTCATGGAATATGCTCGCCCATTTCCATCCCGCGTTTACAAATATGCCCTACGAAGAGGTAAACGGCCAACTCGGGATCTCACTTAAAAATGCAGCGAATAATAAAACTCGGGAGGATTATATCGAAACCCTATCTTCTCTCATGCTCACAACAAATGACGGACTGGCTACCTTTTCGTTTCCGGATCAAGTAAATGTTTATCGCCGCCTTCCCTTCGTGGCTGATCTGGTTGACGGCCAGATTGTGATAACTGTCGCTCCACAATACGGCGAATTTAAAACTGGGGACATCATCGAAACAATAAATGGTGAGGATTCAAAGTCTTATATCGAGTCACTTGCGAAGACACTACCAGGCTCACCCCAATTTAAATTGTGGAGTGCTATTGATTCTGTATTGGGTAATATGGAAACGAAAATAGTTTACAGCCACGATGGGCATAAACGCGAAGTAAGTTTTACCGAACGGGATTTGCATTACATCGATGAATTCAACCGCACTGGCAATTATGGAGTATTGGGTAACGGGATTTATTACATTAATTCCGCCATGAATGCTATTCCGGTCTTAGATTCAAATAGAGAAGAGCTCATACACGCGAAAGGCATCATTATTGACCTGAGGACATCGGGGCTTGATGACTTTTCCTATGCAAAAATAAAGGATCTCATCACGAATAAGCCTGCAAAATCGCCGGCAGAACGTGTCATGAGGGTCATTTATCCATACCGTAAAGATGTGACGTCTGAGGAAATGCCCTCACCTGACTCGACTCTCGCAGACGAAACTTTCAAAGGAAAGGTAGTCTTTTTATCTTATGGAGGTACGATCGGCCGGGCGGAGCACTTTCTGACTTATGTAAAGGAAAACCAACTGGGGACGATTGTCGGCCAGCCAACCGCCGGTGCATCCGGAACGTACCAATCTTTCCCGATTACGCTGAATCTTCATGGAATCATGACAGGGGCGGAACCTTTCAGCCGGGAAGGATATTCGACATATGCCGTTGGCGTCGAGCCGGATATACCGGTTGTCCGTACGATGGAAGGCGTCCGGAACGGAGTAGATGAGTATATAGAGAAAGCGCTCGAAATGATTCGCGACAACTGA
- a CDS encoding VOC family protein, producing MKPRISVITLGVDDLERSLKFYKDGLGLPTKGIVGQEFEHGAVAFFDLQPGLKLAIWNRKDIAHDTNINQTPMSPTEFTIGHNVESKKEVDKIMEQARMAGAIITVPPHNTFWGGYSGYFQDPDGHLWEVVWNPAWEFTE from the coding sequence ATGAAACCACGAATATCAGTTATAACTCTGGGTGTAGATGATTTGGAAAGGTCGTTGAAATTCTATAAGGACGGACTTGGGTTGCCAACAAAAGGAATAGTGGGTCAAGAATTTGAGCATGGTGCCGTTGCATTTTTCGATTTGCAGCCAGGATTAAAACTCGCGATTTGGAATCGCAAAGATATTGCTCATGACACAAACATTAACCAGACTCCAATGAGTCCAACTGAATTTACGATTGGCCATAATGTTGAGAGTAAAAAAGAGGTCGATAAGATAATGGAACAGGCAAGAATGGCTGGAGCGATTATTACGGTTCCACCACATAATACCTTTTGGGGAGGATATTCTGGATACTTTCAAGATCCAGACGGCCATTTGTGGGAAGTAGTTTGGAATCCAGCCTGGGAATTTACTGAATAA
- a CDS encoding GNAT family N-acetyltransferase produces MEYTIRNMRIEDTKQVQQVAKTSWNATYEGIIPAEIQKSFLNSAYSDEMMKRRMEYSLMLVAEVAGEIVGFANYSKVKEGGKVELAAIYLYPECQGKGIGTALLNEGIAKLEGIKELYINVERDNLIGRTFYEAKGFTVIGEFDDDFDGHILKTVRMLLRL; encoded by the coding sequence GTGGAATACACCATTCGAAATATGAGAATAGAAGATACAAAGCAAGTCCAACAGGTGGCAAAAACGAGCTGGAACGCAACTTATGAAGGGATTATCCCAGCAGAAATCCAGAAAAGCTTTTTAAACTCCGCCTATAGTGACGAAATGATGAAGAGGCGGATGGAATACTCGCTCATGCTGGTTGCCGAGGTTGCAGGGGAAATTGTCGGTTTTGCCAATTATTCTAAAGTCAAAGAAGGCGGGAAAGTTGAACTCGCCGCCATTTACCTTTATCCCGAGTGCCAAGGAAAGGGAATTGGCACAGCGTTGTTGAACGAGGGGATCGCCAAGCTGGAAGGCATAAAAGAACTTTACATCAATGTTGAACGAGACAACCTGATTGGCAGGACTTTTTATGAAGCGAAGGGTTTCACGGTAATTGGAGAATTTGATGATGATTTTGACGGGCACATTCTTAAGACGGTTAGGATGTTACTGAGATTATAA
- a CDS encoding NUDIX hydrolase — MAAEILRIFDDNMVCIGHKPREEVHRAGDWHETFHCWFTVGDELLLQKRSPNKKDYPGLFDITSAGHLTADETIEDGIREVEEELGVKVEFKDLIPLGVLKEEIILENMCDREFCHVFLYECETVPNFILQKEEVESMFKVKLEDAIKLFDGAVLKVEVTMGDGGGEKQLVGVDAFVGHGSYYQKVLGRIKEIKANGE, encoded by the coding sequence ATGGCAGCTGAGATATTAAGGATATTCGACGATAACATGGTCTGCATCGGCCATAAACCACGGGAGGAAGTACATAGGGCGGGGGACTGGCATGAAACGTTCCATTGCTGGTTCACGGTGGGGGACGAGCTTCTTTTGCAAAAAAGGTCCCCGAATAAAAAGGACTATCCTGGCTTATTTGATATTACTTCCGCCGGCCATCTGACGGCTGATGAAACGATCGAGGATGGAATTAGGGAAGTGGAGGAGGAGTTAGGCGTCAAAGTTGAATTCAAGGACTTAATTCCGCTTGGTGTTTTGAAAGAGGAAATTATTCTTGAAAACATGTGTGACCGGGAATTCTGCCACGTATTTTTGTATGAGTGTGAAACAGTGCCGAATTTTATTTTGCAAAAAGAAGAAGTGGAGAGCATGTTTAAGGTGAAGCTTGAGGATGCAATTAAGCTGTTTGACGGCGCTGTACTGAAAGTGGAAGTGACGATGGGGGACGGAGGTGGAGAAAAACAACTCGTTGGTGTCGACGCCTTTGTCGGGCACGGGTCGTATTATCAAAAAGTGTTAGGAAGGATTAAAGAAATTAAAGCGAACGGGGAGTGA